One window of Cervus elaphus chromosome 2, mCerEla1.1, whole genome shotgun sequence genomic DNA carries:
- the FOSL1 gene encoding fos-related antigen 1 — MFRDYGEPGPSSGAGGAYGGPTQPPATGQQKFHLVPSINTVSGNQELQWMVQPHFLGPSSYPRPLAYPPYSPPQPRPGVIRALGPTPGVRRRPCEQISPEEEERRRVRRERNKLAAAKCRNRRKELTDFLQAETDKLEDEKSGLQREIEELQKQKERLELVLEAHRPICKIPEGAKESETSGTGGASGSSSPPGPSRPVPCISLSPGPVLEPEALHTPTLMTTPSLTPFTPSLVFTYPSTPEPCASAHRKSSSSSGDPSSDPLGSPTLLAL; from the exons ATGTTCCGAGACTACGGGGAACCCGGACCGAGCTCCGGCGCCGGCGGTGCGTACGGCGGCCCGACGCAGCCCCCGGCCACAGGCCAGCAG AAGTTCCACCTCGTGCCAAGCATCAACACTGTGAGTGGCAACCAGGAGCTGCAGTGGATGGTTCAGCCTCACTTCCTGGGACCCAGCAGCTACCCCAGGCCTCTGGCCTATCCCCCGTACAGTCCCCCACAGCCCCGGCCAGGAGTCATCCGGGCCCTGGGCCCAACTCCAGGGGTGCGTCGCCGGCCCTGTGAACAG ATCAGCCCCGAGGAGGAGGAACGCCGTCGAGTGAGGCGAGAGAGGAACAAGCTAGCTGCGGCCAAGTGCAGGAACCGGAGGAAAGAACTGACCGACTTCCTGCAGGCG GAGACCGACAAACTGGAGGATGAGAAATCTGGACTGCAGCGAGAGATTGAGGAGCTGCAGAAGCAGAAGGAGCGCCTGGAGCTGGTGCTCGAAGCCCACCGCCCCATCTGCAAAATCCCGGAAGGGGCCAAGGAGAGCGAAACCAGCGGCACAGGCGGTgccagcggcagcagcagcccgccaggcccctcccgCCCTGTGCCATGTATCTCCCTTTCCCCAGGGCCTGTACTTGAACCCGAAGCATTGCACACTCCCACGCTCATGACCACACCCTCCCTGACTCCTTTCACCCCCAGTCTGGTCTTCACCTACCCCAGCACGCCAGAGCCCTGTGCCTCAGCTCATCGCAagagtagcagcagcagtggggacCCCTCTTCTGATCCCCTGGGCTCCCCAACCCTCCTGGCCTTATGA
- the CCDC85B gene encoding coiled-coil domain-containing protein 85B — protein MEAETGGLEELTDEEMAALGKEELVRRLRREEAARLAALVQRGRLMQEVNRQLQGHLGEIRELKQLNRRLQAENRELRDLCCFLDSERQRGRRAARQWQLFGTQASRAVREDLGGCWQKLAELEGRQEELLRENLALKELCLALGEEWGPRGGSGGSGGSGAGPTPELALPPCGPRDLGDGSSSTGSVGSPDQLPLACSPDD, from the coding sequence ATGGAGGCCGAGACGGGCGGCCTGGAGGAGCTGACGGATGAAGAGATGGCGGCTCTGGGCAAGGAGGAGCTGGTGCGGCGCCTGCGGCGGGAGGAGGCGGCGCGCCTGGCGGCTCTGGTGCAGCGCGGCCGCCTCATGCAGGAGGTGAATCGGCAGCTACAGGGTCACCTGGGCGAGATCCGCGAGCTCAAGCAGCTCAACCGACGCCTACAGGCCGAGAACCGCGAGCTGCGCGACCTCTGCTGCTTCCTGGACTCGGAGCGCCAGCGCGGGCGTCGCGCCGCGCGCCAGTGGCAGCTCTTCGGGACCCAAGCATCCCGAGCAGTGCGCGAGGATCTGGGCGGTTGTTGGCAGAAGCTAGCCGAGCTGGAAGGCCGCCAGGAGGAGCTGCTGCGGGAGAACCTGGCGCTCAAGGAGCTCTGTCTGGCGCTGGGCGAAGAGTGGGGTCCCCGAGGCGGCTCCGGCGGCTCGGGGGGCTCTGGCGCTGGGCCGACACCCGAGCTGGCCTTGCCCCCCTGCGGTCCTCGTGACCTGGGCGATGGAAGCTCCAGTACCGGCAGCGTGGGCAGCCCCGATCAGTTGCCCCTGGCCTGCTCCCCAGATGACTGA
- the LOC122709283 gene encoding acidic fibroblast growth factor intracellular-binding protein isoform X1 has protein sequence MTSELDIFVGNTTLIDEDVYRLWLDGYSVSDAVALRVRSGILEQTGATAAVLQSDTMDHYRTFHMLERLLHAPPKLLHQLIFQIPPSRQALLIERYYAFDEAFVREVLGKKLSKGTKKDLDDISTKTGITLKSCRRQFDNFKRVFKVVEEMRGSLVDNIQQHFLLSDRLARDYAAIVFFANNRFETGKKKLQYLSFGDFAFCAELMIQNWTLGAVGEAPTDPDSQVDDMDMDLDKEFLQDLKELKVLVADKDLLDLHKSLVCTALRGKLGVFSEMEANFKNLSRGLVNVAAKLTHNKDVRDLFVDLVEKFVEPCRSDHWPLNDVRLFLNQYSASVHSLDGFRHQALWDRYMGTLRGCLLRLYHD, from the exons ATGACCAGCGAGCTGGACATCTTCGTGGGGAACACGACCCTCATCGACGAGGACGTGTATCGCCTTTGGCTGGACGGTTATTCGG TGAGCGACGCGGTGGCCCTGAGGGTGCGCTCGGGAATTCTGGAGCAGACCGGCGCCACAGCAGCGGTGCTGCAGAGCGACACTATGGACCACTACCGGACTTTCCACATGCTCGAGCGCCTGCTCCACGCGCCGCCCAAGTTGCTTCACCAGCTCATTTTCCAGATCCCGCCCTCTCGACAGGCGCTGCTCATCGAGAG GTATTATGCCTTTGACGAGGCCTTCGTGCGGGAGGTGCTGGGCAAAAAGCTGTCCAAGGGCACCAAGAAAGACCTGGATGATATCAGCACCAAAACAGGCATCACCCTCAAGAGCTGCCGGAGACAG TTTGACAACTTCAAGCGCGTCTTCAAGGTGGTGGAGGAAATGCGGGGCTCCCTGGTGGATAACATCCAGCAGCACTTCCTCCTGTCTGACCGGCTGGCCAG GGACTATGCAGCCATCGTCTTCTTTGCCAACAATCGCTTtgagacagggaagaaaaaaCTGCAGTATCTGAGCTTTGGGGACTTTGCCTTCTGTGCTGAGCTCATGATCCAGAACTGGACCCTCGGAGCCGTCGGTGAGGCCCCCACTGACCCAG ACTCCCAGGTGGATGATATGGACATGGACTTAGACAAGGAGTTTCTCCAGGACTTGAAGGAGCTCAAGGTGCTTGTGGCTGACAAGGACCTTCTAGACCTGCACAAGAG CCTGGTGTGCACTGCCCTCCGGGGGAAGCTTGGTGTCTTTTCGGAGATGGAAGCCAACTTCAAG AACCTGTCCCGGGGGCTGGTGAATGTGGCCGCCAAGCTGACCCACAATAAGGATGTCAGAGACCTGTTTGTAGACCTCGTGGAGAAG TTCGTGGAACCCTGCCGCTCCGACCACTGGCCATTGAATGATGTGCGGCTCTTCCTGAATCAGTATTCGGCTTCAGTCCACTCCCTGGATGGCTTCCG GCACCAGGCGCTCTGGGACCGCTACATGGGCACCCTCCGTGGCTGCCTCCTGCGCCTCTATCATGACTga
- the LOC122709283 gene encoding acidic fibroblast growth factor intracellular-binding protein isoform X2: protein MTSELDIFVGNTTLIDEDVYRLWLDGYSVSDAVALRVRSGILEQTGATAAVLQSDTMDHYRTFHMLERLLHAPPKLLHQLIFQIPPSRQALLIERYYAFDEAFVREVLGKKLSKGTKKDLDDISTKTGITLKSCRRQFDNFKRVFKVVEEMRGSLVDNIQQHFLLSDRLARDYAAIVFFANNRFETGKKKLQYLSFGDFAFCAELMIQNWTLGAVDSQVDDMDMDLDKEFLQDLKELKVLVADKDLLDLHKSLVCTALRGKLGVFSEMEANFKNLSRGLVNVAAKLTHNKDVRDLFVDLVEKFVEPCRSDHWPLNDVRLFLNQYSASVHSLDGFRHQALWDRYMGTLRGCLLRLYHD from the exons ATGACCAGCGAGCTGGACATCTTCGTGGGGAACACGACCCTCATCGACGAGGACGTGTATCGCCTTTGGCTGGACGGTTATTCGG TGAGCGACGCGGTGGCCCTGAGGGTGCGCTCGGGAATTCTGGAGCAGACCGGCGCCACAGCAGCGGTGCTGCAGAGCGACACTATGGACCACTACCGGACTTTCCACATGCTCGAGCGCCTGCTCCACGCGCCGCCCAAGTTGCTTCACCAGCTCATTTTCCAGATCCCGCCCTCTCGACAGGCGCTGCTCATCGAGAG GTATTATGCCTTTGACGAGGCCTTCGTGCGGGAGGTGCTGGGCAAAAAGCTGTCCAAGGGCACCAAGAAAGACCTGGATGATATCAGCACCAAAACAGGCATCACCCTCAAGAGCTGCCGGAGACAG TTTGACAACTTCAAGCGCGTCTTCAAGGTGGTGGAGGAAATGCGGGGCTCCCTGGTGGATAACATCCAGCAGCACTTCCTCCTGTCTGACCGGCTGGCCAG GGACTATGCAGCCATCGTCTTCTTTGCCAACAATCGCTTtgagacagggaagaaaaaaCTGCAGTATCTGAGCTTTGGGGACTTTGCCTTCTGTGCTGAGCTCATGATCCAGAACTGGACCCTCGGAGCCGTCG ACTCCCAGGTGGATGATATGGACATGGACTTAGACAAGGAGTTTCTCCAGGACTTGAAGGAGCTCAAGGTGCTTGTGGCTGACAAGGACCTTCTAGACCTGCACAAGAG CCTGGTGTGCACTGCCCTCCGGGGGAAGCTTGGTGTCTTTTCGGAGATGGAAGCCAACTTCAAG AACCTGTCCCGGGGGCTGGTGAATGTGGCCGCCAAGCTGACCCACAATAAGGATGTCAGAGACCTGTTTGTAGACCTCGTGGAGAAG TTCGTGGAACCCTGCCGCTCCGACCACTGGCCATTGAATGATGTGCGGCTCTTCCTGAATCAGTATTCGGCTTCAGTCCACTCCCTGGATGGCTTCCG GCACCAGGCGCTCTGGGACCGCTACATGGGCACCCTCCGTGGCTGCCTCCTGCGCCTCTATCATGACTga
- the CTSW gene encoding cathepsin W: MAPTVHLSCLLALLVAGLAQGIKGSLRGQDPGPQPLELKEVFRLFQMQYNRSYPNPAEHARRLDIFAQNLANAQRLQEEDLGTAEFGVTQFSDLTEEEFVQLYGNRVAGEALGVSRKVGSEEWGHSVPSTCDWRKAGTFSPVRNQQHCNCCWAIAAAGNIEALWAIKFNQSVEVSVQQLIDCDRCGNGCKGGFVWDAFLTVLNNRGLASEKDYPFDGSGKTHRCLAEKHKKVAWIQDFIILQACEQSIARHLATQGPITVTINMALLQHYQKGVIKATPTTCDPTQVDHCVLLVGFGKTKSVEGRQGKVASFGSYSRPRRSMAYWTLQNSWGTHWGEKGYFRLHRGSNTCGITKFPVTARVDKPNKQQQVSCPP, encoded by the exons ATGGCACCAACTGTCCATCTCTCCTGCCTTCTGGCCCTGCTGGTGGCAGGCTTGGCTCAAGGCATCAAGGGCTCCCTCAGGGGCCAG GACCCAGGTCCCCAGCCACTGGAGCTGAAAGAGGTCTTCAGATTGTTTCAGATGCAGTACAACCGGAGTTACCCAAATCCAGCAG AGCATGCCCGCCGCCTGGACATCTTTGCCCAAAACCTGGCCAACGCTCAGCGGCTGCAGGAGGAGGACCTGGGCACAGCCGAGTTTGGGGTGACTCAATTCAGTGACCTCACAG AGGAGGAGTTTGTCCAGCTTTACGGAAACCGGGTGGCTGGAGAGGCCCTCGGCGTGAGCAGAAAGGTGGGGTCTGAAGAGTGGGGGCACTCAGTGCCCTCAACCTGTGACTGGCGCAAGGCTGGCACCTTCTCACCCGTCAGGAACCAG CAACACTGCAACTGTTGCTGGGCCATCGCGGCAGCGGGCAACATCGAGGCCCTATGGGCCATCAAGTTCAATCAATCTGTGGAGGTCTCCGTGCAGC AGCTGATCGACTGTGACCGCTGTGGGAACGGCTGCAAGGGTGGCTTCGTCTGGGATGCGTTCCTCACTGTCCTCAACAATA GAGGCCTGGCCAGTGAGAAGGACTATCCATTCGATGGGAGTGGCAAAACTCACAGATGCCTGGCTGAGAAGCACAAGAAGGTGGCCTGGATCCAGGATTTCATAATACTGCAGGCCTGCGAGCAGA GCATTGCCAGGCACTTGGCCACCCAAGGCCCCATCACCGTGACCATCAATATGGCACTACTGCAG CATTACCAGAAGGGTGTGATCAAGGCCACACCTACCACCTGTGACCCCACACAAGTGGATCATTGTGTCCTGCTGGTGGGCTTTGGTAAAACCAAGTCGGTAgaggggaggcaggggaaggTGGCCTCGTTCGGATCCTACTCTCGCCCTCGCCGCTCCATGGCATACTGGACCCTGCAGAACTCCTGGGGGACTCACTGGGGTGAGAAG GGCTATTTCCGGCTGCATCGAGGGAGTAACACCTGCGGCATCACCAAGTTCCCGGTCACTGCCAGAGTGGACAAACCTAATAAGCAGCAACAAGTCTCCTGCCCTCCCTGA
- the EFEMP2 gene encoding EGF-containing fibulin-like extracellular matrix protein 2, which yields MLPFASCLPGSLLLWALLLLLLGAASPQDSEEPDSYTECTDGYEWDPDSQHCRDVNECLTIPEACKGEMKCINHYGGYLCLPRSAAVINDLHGEGPPPPVPPAEHPHPCLPGYEPDEQESCVDVDECAQALHDCRPSQECHNLPGSYQCTCPDGYRKIGPECVDIDECRYRYCQHRCVNLPGSFRCQCEPGFQLGPNNRSCVDVNECDMGAPCEQRCFNSYGTFLCRCHQGYELHRDGFSCSDIDECSYSSYLCQYRCVNEPGRFSCHCPQGYQLLATRLCQDIDECESGAHQCSEAQTCVNFHGGYRCVDTNRCVEPYVQVSDNRCLCPASNPLCREQPSSIVHRYMSITSERSVPADVFQIQATSVYPGAYNAFQIRAGNSQGDFYIRQINNVSAMLVLARPVTGPREYVLDLEMVTMNSLMSYRASSVLRLTVFVGAYTF from the exons atgctccccttcgcctcctgcctccCCGGGTCTCTACTGCTCTGGGCGCTGCTGCTGTTGCTCTTGGGAGCAGCGTCTCCCCAGGATTCCGAGGAGCCCGACAGCTACACG GAATGCACAGATGGCTATGAGTGGGACCCTGACAGCCAGCACTGCAGGG ATGTCAATGAGTGCCTGACCATTCCTGAGGCCTGCAAGGGGGAAATGAAATGTATCAACCATTACGGGGGCTACTTGTGCCTGCCCCGCTCGGCTGCTGTCATCAATGACCTACATGGAGAGGGGCCCCCACCGCCCGTGCCCCCTGCtgagcacccccacccctgcctcccggGCTATGAGCCCGACGAGCAAGAGAGCTGCGTGG ACGTGGACGAGTGTGCCCAGGCCCTGCACGACTGCCGCCCCAGCCAGGAGTGCCATAACCTGCCTGGCTCCTACCAGTGTACCTGTCCCGACGGCTATCGCAAGATCGGGCCCGAGTGTGTGG ACATAGACGAGTGTCGGTACCGCTATTGCCAGCACCGCTGCGTGAACCTGCCTGGCTCCTTTCGCTGCCAGTGTGAGCCGGGCTTCCAGCTGGGGCCCAACAACCGCTCCTGTGTGG ATGTGAACGAATGTGACATGGGGGCTCCGTGTGAGCAGCGCTGCTTCAACTCCTATGGGACCTTCCTGTGTCGCTGCCACCAGGGCTATGAGCTGCACCGGGATGGCTTCTCCTGCAGTG atATCGATGAGTGCAGCTACTCCAGTTACCTCTGCCAGTACCGCTGTGTCAACGAGCCAGGCCGCTTCTCCTGCCACTGTCCACAGGGCTACCAGCTGCTGGCCACGCGCCTGTGCCAAG ACATTGACGAGTGTGAGTCGGGTGCACACCAGTGCTCTGAGGCCCAGACTTGTGTCAACTTCCACGGGGGCTACCGCTGTGTGGACACCAACCGCTGTGTGGAGCCTTACGTCCAGGTGTCTGACAA TCGCTGTCTCTGTCCGGCCTCCAACCCCCTGTGCCGGGAGCAGCCCTCATCCATCGTGCACCGCTATATGAGCATCACCTCGGAGCGGAGCGTACCGGCAGACGTGTTCCAAATCCAAGCAACCTCCGTCTACCCCGGTGCCTACAATGCCTTTCAGATCCGTGCTGGAAACTCGCAGGGAGACTTCTACATTAGG CAAATCAACAATGTCAGCGCCATGCTGGTCCTCGCGCGGCCCGTGACAGGCCCCCGGGAGTACGTGCTGGACCTGGAGATGGTCACCATGAACTCCCTCATGAGCTACCGGGCCAGCTCTGTACTGAGACTCACCGTCTTCGTGGGGGCCTACACCTtctga